The nucleotide sequence AAAGGGAATGATTCTGTTGACAAGTTTCTGTTAAGGCTGAAGGTGATCAAAGATCAACTAATTTCTGCAGGGGAGAGAATTACTGAGAATGATTTAATGATTGCTGTTTTGTCAGGTCTACCATCAGAGTTTGAAGTTATCAAGACTGTAATTCTTGCAAGAGATACTTTCATTTCTCTAAAAGATTTTCGAGCTCAGTTGATGGGTGTTGAAGCTGCACTTGAAACAAAGATGAATACTCTTGCTGGAACAATGTCAGCAATGTATATGAATGGTGAATCGTCAAATGCAAGAGGACCTCAAGGTAGTTTTCAGAATTTCGAGCAAGGAGAAAGTTCTAATTCACAAAGATATCAAGGAGGTTTTAATGGTGGTTCTGGTTTTGCTGGGAATGGAGGTAGATCTTTTCAACAGAGATCTGGTTTTAATAATAACAGAAGGTTTAATGGAAATAACAACAGCAGCAATTCAAGATCTTATTCCAACTTTGGTAACAAATCTTATGGCTCTAATGGTTTGACTGATAACAACAAGGGATCTCAGAATTACTATAGTGGTTCAAACAACTTTTCTGGTGAAAATGGTTTCAAGCAAGGAAGTGGATGGACTGGTAACACAAACTACAAGTCTGCTGTGTCTCCAGAGTGTCAAATATGTTCTAGAAGAGGGCATACTGCACCAAATTGTTACTACAGGACTGATAATGGTCAAGCTAATCCTAGAGGGCCAATCTTTTGTCAAATCTGTGGCAAGAAAGGTCACACTGCACTCCAATGCTATCACAGGAACAACTACTCGTATCAAGGACCTCCTCCACCTCAAACCTTGAATCAATCACCTATGGGAATGTCTGCTCAGACTTCAACTACAATGCAAGAGGCTCAAAGTGTCCATGGGTTTTCAAATGCAGATACATGGGTGGTGGACACAGGTGCAACTCATCACATGACAGCCAATCTTGATCACATCAATCATGTCACTCCTTATAATGGTGAAGCTAAAATCACTATAGGCAATGGAGCAGGTTTGAGTGTCAAGAATATTGGTGCATCTAAACTCATTACTGATACACATACATTTTTGTTGAATAATGTGTTGCATGTCCCACTAATTACAATGAATCTGTTATCAGTTAAGAAGCTATGTAGAGATAATGGATGCTGGTTTATTTGTGATGATTTGGTATTTTTTATACAGGACAAGGCAACTCGGGTGATTCTGTACCAAGGAAAGAGTGATGATGGAGAATTATTCAAGATACCAGTCTCAGTTTTCAGAAGTTCCTTTGCTGCAAAATTAGAGAATTGTGCTGCATTTCTTGGGAAGAAAGTAAGGATTTCAGTGTGGCATAGAAGGCTGGGACATCCATCTGAGGAAGTGTTGTCTACAATGTTGAAGCATGCAggaatattaatgaataatgattcttCTCAATCTCTTTGTTCAGCTTGTATTTCTGGAAAAATGTGTCAGTTACCATTTTCTGTAAAACAAGTTAGAACTACTTCTATGTTTGAAAAGATACActctgatgtttggggtccaTCTCCTCATAAGTCCATAGAAGGGTATAGATATTATGTGAGTTTTATAGATGATTACTCAAGGTTTGTATGGATTTTTCCTATGATGAATAAATCAGATGTGTTCCAAATCTTTGTCAAATTTCATGCCTTTGTTCATACTCAGTTTCATAGTTCAATCAAATGCTTACAAACAGATGGTGGTGGAGAATATGTGAATAGAATGATGAAGAGTTTCTTAGATCAAAAAGGTGTTATACATCAGGTGTCATGTCCTTATACACCTCAACAGAATGGCATTGCTGAGAGGAAACATAGGCACTTGGTTGAAACAGCCTTAAGCTTAATGACAGATGCTTCCATTCCGGCTAGTTTTTGGTATCATGCTTGTTCATATGCTGCATTCTTAATCAACAGAATGTCATGTAAAAGTCTTGACAATAGATCACCTTATCAACTGCTTTTTGGTGAAAATCCTACAATTCACAATCTTAAAATATTTGGAACTGCAGTATATCCATATCTAAGACCTTACAATGCAAATAAGCTGCAGAATAGATCAAGTCAGtttgtttttcttggttttgcaGTAGGATATAAAGGAGTGATTTGCTATGATATACATACTGGGAAATTTATAATATCAAGGCATGTTATACATGATGAAGATACATATCCTTTCAAACGACAGTCTGTCAACAAGGATATTGATCATAGTCGTTCTCAACAGTCCACTCAAGGTCATGTAGTTATTCAGGTTCCTATTCCCAGTTCTAGACATCTTGATGTACATGATGGTGAATATAGAATACAAGAAGAAAACACAGTGTTATCAGATTCTCAAAGTACTGAAAGTCAGTCTACAATTCCAAGTTTGTCTACATCACACAGATATAGTGATAGTACAGATCAGTCAAGGGAATCACATGACAATTCACAGCAAAACACAGTACCCAGTTCAACAGTTCCAAATTCTCCTCATCATCACTCTGGTACATCATCAATGTTGCCTGTCCAATCAGCTTCTCAACTTCAGGTAACTTTACCAATATCAtcacaaattgaaacaaatgTTCATACTGACAATTCTACTGGTGTGAATAATTCTTGTTCGATGCATCAAATGGTTACAAGATTGAAGAGTGGCACCATTCAAAGACGGAATTATAATGCTTTTATAGCATCATTTCCTGAGTTACAAACTCTGCAAATAACTACAGAAGATCAGTTCGTGGGAGGCTATAGTTTTTTGTCTACAATAGCTGATGTATCAGAACCAACTACATTTCGGAAAGCTGCTTCAATGCCTCAATGGCAACAAGCGATGCAAGATGAGTATGACTCTCTTAGGAGTCAAGGCACATGGATTTTGGTACCTCCTCCCAATGACAGATCCATTGTTGGTAGCAAGTGGGTGtataaagtgaagaaaaattCAAATGGAAGTGTTTCAAGATACAAGGCCAGACTGGTGGCTCAAGGATATTCTCAAGAGCAAGGTGTGGATTACTTAGAGACTTTTAGTCCCGTAGTGAGACACACTACTGTGAGGATAGTATTAGCCTTAGCTGCAACCAATAATTGGAAGCTTAGGCAACTTGACATCAAAAATGCTTTTCTGCATGGTGACTTACAAGAAGACATTTATATGAAGCAACCACAGGGATTTGTTGATGCATCTCATCCTACATATGTGTGTAAACTAATCAAGTCCCTGTACGGATTAAAGCAGGCCCCAAGAGCATGGAATTCGAAGTTCACTTCCTATCTGGCAGCAATGAATTTTCAGCCTTCTGCTTCTGATACAAGCCTATTCACTAAGAAAGATGGCAATGATATTGTCATTCTTCTcctatatgtcgatgatataaTCCTTACAGGCTCAAATTCTCTTAACGTACAGAAAGTGATTGATGAATTGTCTGAAGTATTTGAGCTCAAGGACATGGGACAATTGACATATTTTCTGGGATTGCAGATTGCTTACAAGTCAAATGGGGACATTTTTGTGAATCAAGCCAAATATATAAAGGATTTGATTCATAAGGCAGGTATGGACTCATGTAAGCCTGCTAATACTCCCTGTAAACCACATGATCAAATGCTTATTTCAGATGGTCTTCTCATGACCGATCCCTCTCTTTATAGAAGTCTTGTTGGTTCATTACAATACCTGACCTTCACTaggccagatattgcatatgctgTTAACACAGTATGTCAATTCATGAATTCCCCTACAGAAATGCACTATGGAGCAGTGAAACGCATACTAAGATACCTACAAGGGACTTTGACTTATGGAATACTATATTCTGCTGACACAGTGACAACATTAACTGCATTttcagatgcagattgggcagcaGATCTTAACACTCGCCGTTCAATCACAGGTTATGTGGTATATTTGGGCAATAATCCTGTGTCTTGGCAatccaagaagcaaagttcagTGTCAAGAAGCTCCACGGAAGCAGAATATAAGGCCCTTGCTCACACTGCCGCTGATGTTGCTTGGGTGAGGGGAATATTGAAGGATTTGGAAGTATTTTTGCCATTGCCACCTACGATTTATTGTGATAATTTGTCCACCATTGCACTCAGTGCAAATCCAGTGTTTCATTCTCGAATTAAACATCTTGACACGGATTTTCACTTTATAAGGGAGAGAGTTCAACAAGGGGATTTGGAGGTTGTTTACATCCCAACAGAAGATCAAACAGCCGATGTACTTACAAAAGGCCTGCATAGTCCAACATTTCTCAAACATTGTTACAATCTTAGGCTTGGTGCCCAAGCCACGATTGAGGGGGAATGATAAGAGATCCAACGGCTAGAATGGCATGATAGATCAAGTCAGTTTTTCAATGGTTAGATAGCTGCCAGCTCAAATAGAAAGTCAGTTAGTTAGTTAGTGAGATAGCTTCCTAGCTAAGATGAGATCCCGTGTATAAAGTCTGAAATACAACACAGTTTGTAATAattcattctctctctaaagATCAATACACAGAATATTTttcattctttctctctctcttttcgcATTCATTCTTCAGTTTGTTGTTCTTCATAGAACCATTCCTTAGTTCTGTTAACACCTGCAAGCAACAATGGCGAGTGAACTGATTGATTCGAACTCAAAGACTTGGAATGCAGACGTGATCTTGGCGGGCTTTAATCAGGACGATGTGGCACCGATTTTAAGCATTCCGTTTAAGCAGGAAATGTTGTAGTGACAGGTTGGTGTGGCACCACACTACGAATGGGGTGTACACGGTTAAATCCGGCTAGGGGGTGGCGTTGGGTCTTATGGAAAATGGAGCACTGTGGAGGAAAGGGCCGGGATCGGCGAGAAAACAAATCACAATCAGGTGTGGAATAGGATATGGAGTTTGGAGGTCCctaataaaatgaaattttttgtatGGAGGTGTTGCAAAAATGCTTTGGCGGTTAGACAAAATCTGCAGAGACGACATATGAAGACTGATAATGTATGCGGGGTGTGTAGCCTATGTGATGAAACGGAAAACCATTTGGTTTTCCACTGCGAACTCAGCCACCTATTTTGGTTATGTTCGCCGCTTCAACTTAATTCCTTTGATTTGGAATGCGCTGACTTCTTAGAAAGCTAGGAGAAATTCTGTAACCGTGTTAAGGGAATGGAAAATGCAGCTGAGATCATGCAAGAATTTGTCTTCGGGTTATGGAGACTATGGAAAAACAGAAATGAGGTGGTTTTAAATGGAGTGCACTGATGGCCTTTAGAGGTTTTGGAGGTATGGAAGAGGAACATCTCTGAATTCAGAGATGCGAAGGCACATGGGGTAGCGGGAGTGAGTCCAAATACGGGGACGACGACCTTGGCATTGAAACGACAGAACGAACAATGGCAGAAATTGGGGTTTGGGACAATTAAGATTAATACCGATGCGGCTTGGTGCAAGTATACGTTGCGTGCGAGAGTGGGCTGGGTTGTTCGAGATTTTGCAGGTTTGCTGCAAGCAGCGGGAGGCTTGGGAGTTATGCATTGTCATAATGCAGCAGAGGCTGAAGCTACAACAAtctgtgaagctttggagttttgCATTGAGCTGgagttgacaacttgattattGAATCCGATGAAAAGGTGATTATTCAAATGACTGACTCATGATTATAGCCTTGAATGTATCCTTGGTGACATTGAGACTCTAGCGCAAAGTTTGAGGTCGGTAACGTTTGACTTTGTGTCTAGAGAGAGTAACCGTGCTGCTCACTCGGTGGTTAAGTTTGTGTTTAAGGAGGGTCATTCCTTTGTATGAGATTGTATTGGTCATGAGTTCTTGTTTAATATTAATTAGTGCAAGATATTAACTTTTCTATTCGATTATAATAAATTCtatattttggaaagaaaaaaaaattgaactcataatcttctccaaaaaaaaaagggaaatctaGAGCCGCTAACCCAGAGCTCTTAAAAGAAACCAAACTAGGGAAGATTGTTTAGAGAATTGGCTAGAGTTGttgcttttttatttatgaGTCGAGCGACAATGTTAGtaaattaaatgttagattagctaCCAACGAGGTTTGAATTTATGTCATCATGTAAGGGCACAACACTTTCCACTACTGTGGTAAagggctaaaattttaataatagaTAATTAGGTGAATGATTTTCTGATTACTCTATGTCAACAAtaacatatacacacacacacacacatacaaattCAACATCCAATTACGCCTATTTCTAAGGCTAGGAATCCGTGATCCACCTTTGATCTAGACTAAAACAGGAAATTAAGGTAAATCTTGCAAATATATTACAAAGATAATTCTCAACACAAAACGATAATGAGCAAAGAAAGTGTAATAAATATTGTTGTAGAAAAATTAAGAGAAGGTGCTGTATTTAGTAACCCATACACGAAAATTTTGGTAGAAATAATTCGACCCCAAAAGAAACTTTGAAATAGGAATTGAGGAGTAGTGCTACAAATAGCACAAGAAAGTTTGAATGTTTGTAGTATTTGGGTATGCAAACCTTTACACGACCTTATCTATACTCAAAAAGTTGAATTATGTATTATGTATTATATGGAGAGTAACTTAGTGTCTTGAAGAATATAAATTATGGTTTAAAAAGTCCTCGttgtaaattttgaaaatttgttggATATGATCACATGTAGTTACAATTCAAGTgttgtcttctttttttatttttatttttttgtcaaagcttGAGGTATCTCACATCCCAAAAGGTAGACTAATTTTTAGTGGAGCTTGGAAAGGCTAACAGTCCAGCCTATCCCTGGCCACAATTAAATACCACATTTCCTCCCAAGATTTTTAATCAGATAATCACTTGTATTTTTGCCAACTTTGTGCCTACCACAGAGCATACTGAACTTGAAATTCTAACGTGTTTCTACTGCACCACTTGCAGTGGTTATTGTTTATACTATCAAGAGGACAGactttgtcataatttttgtgaaaatacCATTTATGTCCACACATCTTTTTATCCTTAGTTGCGATAAATAACCTTTatataataagattaaaataggAATTTTGTggatttaaattattaaattaaattagagTTCTTCCACGTTTTTCTCCATCTTTTTTCAATATGTTTCTCCCACGTGCATAGAACGATTGAATGTTTGTAATATGCGAACCTTTTACACGACGTGACTTATACTCggacaaaaaaattgaattttatcGTTGGCCGCTAAAGTCCCATTTGACCTTGACATAATTTATCATGCATTATTTGGAGAGAGAATAAAGTGTCTTTAACGAATATAAATTATGATTAATAAATCCTCGTtgtaaaatttcaaaaatcataAGGTATTACTAATATAAGTGTTGTAtatactattattttattttttttgtcaaatctgGAGGTATCTCACATCCCGAAGAATAAGATTAATTCTCAGTGAGGCCTGTCAAGGCTAAGGCATTACACCTAGGCCtgacaattcctgacacgactcGATAATCcaacacgacacgacacgaaattaacaagtgttcgggtcgacacgataacgaaacgggtcgttatcgggtaacccgataagcacctgttaagataacgcgttggttcgggtatacacgtgggtaacacgatacacgataagcagaatattaatttaataattttataaccctaaaaaactattataataattatatatattaatttaacaattttatacccctaaaaactataataattatatatatatatatatatattaaattaactataataattataccccaaaaatattaactataatagttatatatatatatatatatattaaattttataccccctaaaaactataataattatacatacaaaataaatagatttaaatctacttaataaataaataaatatatatatacatacacacaccattgaagttcatgggatacgaattatacgaaactaatttcaacgatctaaccgtcaaacttgtttgtatatgcttcgagattgcatcagcaaaaaattacaaaaaaaaaacattcacagatcaagtaacgagacaaaactttccgacagttataaacgaaaaaatcacgatttaacggttattttaactccgattttgatgattttttacagctacactccttgaccctatatgaatacaatgaataaatttgatcttcaatttaaaatatttacactagtggataccacaaaatcttatgttatatttgatgaaagtatgaataaactcttaagtgttagtgaatcaattgttttgatgggatacgcattctacgaaactagtttcaacgatccaaccgtcaaacatgtttgtatatacttcgagatcacatacgccaaaaattgcaaaaaaaaaaaaacattcagagatcaagtaacg is from Malus sylvestris chromosome 5, drMalSylv7.2, whole genome shotgun sequence and encodes:
- the LOC126621277 gene encoding uncharacterized protein LOC126621277 isoform X1, encoding MAANFVKIEGLLGLITVKLQEDNFVKWSYQFSSVLKGYDLFDFFNGESQCPPKYCITSEGGVTNEISMAYKQWVQKDLALLSLLVATLSDEVMDHVIGCKTAQEAWENLQERFASVSVVRINQLKTEFHTAQKGNDSVDKFLLRLKVIKDQLISAGERITENDLMIAVLSGLPSEFEVIKTVILARDTFISLKDFRAQLMGVEAALETKMNTLAGTMSAMYMNGESSNARGPQGSFQNFEQGESSNSQRYQGGFNGGSGFAGNGGRSFQQRSGFNNNRRFNGNNNSSNSRSYSNFGNKSYGSNGLTDNNKGSQNYYSGSNNFSGENGFKQGSGWTGNTNYKSAVSPECQICSRRGHTAPNCYYRTDNGQANPRGPIFCQICGKKGHTALQCYHRNNYSYQGPPPPQTLNQSPMGMSAQTSTTMQEAQSVHGFSNADTWVVDTGATHHMTANLDHINHVTPYNGEAKITIGNGAGQGNSGDSVPRKE
- the LOC126621277 gene encoding uncharacterized protein LOC126621277 isoform X2, which codes for MAANFVKIEGLLGLITVKLQEDNFVKWSYQFSSVLKGYDLFDFFNGESQCPPKYCITSEGGVTNEISMAYKQWVQKDLALLSLLVATLSDEVMDHVIGCKTAQEAWENLQERFASVSVVRINQLKTEFHTAQKGNDSVDKFLLRLKVIKDQLISAGERITENDLMIAVLSGLPSEFEVIKTVILARDTFISLKDFRAQLMGVEAALETKMNTLAGTMSAMYMNGESSNARGPQGSFQNFEQGESSNSQRYQGGFNGGSGFAGNGGRSFQQRSGFNNNRRFNGNNNSSNSRSYSNFGNKSYGSNGLTDNNKGSQNYYSGSNNFSGENGFKQGSGWTGNTNYKSAVSPECQICSRRGHTAPNCYYRTDNGQANPRGPIFCQICGKKGHTALQCYHRNNYSYQGPPPPQTLNQSPMGMSAQTSTTMQEAQSVHGFSNADTWVVDTGQGNSGDSVPRKE